Proteins encoded by one window of Rouxiella chamberiensis:
- a CDS encoding amino acid adenylation domain-containing protein, with protein MASLQILLADIQAFLTGKGSSLPPAVPFRHHVAALQGQDNTDAQRAFFGAMLADVSEPTVPFNLKGGHLQGLRIIETRQTLDATWVQRLRYQARRLGVGVSSLCHLSWARVMGAISGRETVVFGTVLSGRMQGEGSEQILGPCINTLPLRLDVGQGAVEDAVRLTHQRLSALIKHEHATLSLAQQCSGIVSPTPMFSAVLNYRHNRPTDIDVLGPIEQDGVTWHGFEERTHYPVTASIDEVGNQLEVGIQAVESLSSARIAGYFTESIHSLVAALEAAMPPASASISLHQLNVLPADERQRLLGDFNATALPFPNAATIHSLFEQQAEKQPHAVALRMGEVRLSYAELNQRANQLAHRLIALGVGPDVCVAVCIDRSETLLIALLATLKAGGAYVPLDPDYPAARLAYILEDARPKALLVDARGSQVLTAESAPSLTCLNLDDEAQSLAVLPATNPRVAALTSAHLAYVIYTSGSTGQPKGVMVEHRQVGNFLTGMQALFNLTPKDCLLSVTSISFDIAGLELYLPLMTGASILLASRSQARDPYALLVLLQDAAISIMQATPTTWRALVDADATPHPQLKILCGGEALPSDLARRLHVFGESLWNLYGPTETTIWSTCQRVEADDVDRYNQAIGRPVANTQVYLLDANGHPVPLGAIGELYIGGDGVTRGYHARPELTAERFIADPFSRDPEARLYRTGDFAQFMADGRLIYLGRTDSQLKLRGHRIELQEIEARLQSHALVREAVVVARDDLAGATRLVAYVVPRSLEERAEDHAPATDNLDFSLFFFGATSDARQGYQDFAEAAEFGDQHGFTAIWTPERHFHSVGGLYANPALLHASLASRTRNIQLRAGSVVLPLHDPVTIAENWSIVDNLSNGRVGVGIASGWNQQDFVLAPHNYRARRDVMRQSIDALNTLWQGGSVTRLDSHDNEIAVEIYPKPVQKSLPLWITAAGTSETFAYAGSTGANVLTHMLTQNMQGLADHIDIYRAAREKAGYDPLTGTVTVMIHTYLGADHDEVLQQAKGPFLDYLQGHLSLLSCWLKEQDINLEALGEDDKRSLLEFAFKRYTRELSFIGTPESALAVAEQLREIGVNEVACLVDWLVPENAQSALTHLATFKSRVQSLFGRKTLRRHLQETLPDYMVPAAFVMLDALPLTPNGKIDRNALVAPDDVAFARRAYTPPQGSIETTMALLWEELLGVPQVGRQDHFFELGGYSLLAVRLIEQLRRKGLSIEIRTLFDTPVLADLAAKTLELAETRL; from the coding sequence CTGGCCTCGCTGCAGATTCTGCTCGCCGACATTCAGGCGTTTCTGACCGGCAAGGGCAGCAGCCTGCCGCCTGCGGTGCCGTTCCGCCACCATGTCGCCGCGTTGCAGGGACAGGATAATACCGATGCGCAGCGGGCATTTTTCGGCGCGATGCTGGCCGATGTCAGCGAACCGACGGTGCCTTTCAATCTCAAGGGCGGGCATCTTCAGGGGCTGCGCATTATCGAAACCCGTCAGACGCTGGACGCCACATGGGTGCAACGGCTGCGCTATCAGGCCCGCCGTCTTGGCGTGGGCGTCAGCTCTCTCTGTCATCTGAGCTGGGCGCGGGTGATGGGCGCGATCAGTGGGCGCGAAACGGTGGTCTTCGGCACCGTGTTGTCGGGGCGTATGCAGGGCGAGGGCAGCGAGCAGATTCTAGGGCCGTGCATCAACACGCTGCCACTACGACTGGATGTGGGGCAAGGGGCTGTCGAAGACGCCGTGCGTCTCACCCATCAGCGCCTGAGCGCCCTGATAAAACATGAACATGCGACCTTGTCGCTGGCCCAGCAGTGCAGCGGTATCGTGTCGCCCACGCCGATGTTCAGCGCGGTGTTGAACTATCGACACAACCGCCCGACCGATATCGATGTGCTGGGTCCCATCGAGCAGGATGGCGTGACGTGGCACGGCTTCGAGGAGCGCACTCACTATCCGGTTACCGCCTCGATAGACGAGGTCGGCAACCAGCTCGAGGTCGGTATTCAGGCCGTCGAATCACTCTCAAGTGCGCGCATTGCGGGCTATTTCACCGAAAGTATTCACAGTCTGGTAGCCGCGCTCGAAGCCGCGATGCCGCCTGCTTCGGCGTCGATTTCACTCCATCAGCTGAACGTGCTGCCCGCCGACGAGCGCCAGCGGTTGCTTGGCGACTTCAATGCAACGGCCTTGCCTTTCCCGAACGCGGCGACGATTCACAGCCTGTTCGAGCAGCAGGCGGAAAAACAGCCTCACGCCGTGGCGCTGCGAATGGGCGAGGTGCGCCTGAGTTATGCCGAACTGAATCAGCGGGCCAATCAACTGGCGCATCGACTGATTGCGCTGGGCGTCGGGCCGGATGTGTGCGTCGCGGTCTGCATCGATCGCAGTGAAACCCTGCTGATTGCCTTGCTGGCGACCCTCAAGGCTGGCGGGGCCTATGTGCCGCTTGACCCCGACTATCCCGCAGCACGGCTGGCCTACATTCTGGAGGATGCCCGTCCGAAAGCGTTGCTGGTCGACGCCCGCGGCAGTCAGGTCTTGACGGCGGAAAGCGCACCTTCGCTGACATGCCTGAATCTGGACGACGAGGCGCAGTCTCTGGCGGTTCTGCCTGCGACCAATCCGCGCGTGGCGGCGCTGACCTCCGCGCATCTGGCCTATGTCATTTACACCTCGGGCTCCACCGGTCAGCCGAAAGGCGTTATGGTCGAGCATCGGCAGGTTGGCAATTTCCTGACGGGCATGCAGGCGCTGTTCAACCTGACGCCGAAAGACTGCCTGCTGTCGGTCACCAGTATTTCCTTTGATATCGCAGGGCTGGAGCTGTATCTGCCGCTGATGACCGGCGCTTCCATCCTGCTGGCGAGCCGCAGTCAGGCGAGAGACCCGTATGCGCTGCTGGTGCTGTTGCAGGACGCGGCCATCAGCATCATGCAGGCCACGCCGACCACGTGGCGTGCGCTGGTCGATGCCGATGCCACGCCGCATCCGCAGCTGAAAATTCTCTGCGGCGGCGAAGCATTGCCAAGCGATTTGGCGCGACGTCTGCATGTTTTTGGCGAGTCGCTGTGGAACCTCTACGGCCCGACCGAAACGACTATCTGGTCAACCTGCCAGCGGGTCGAGGCCGACGACGTCGACCGCTACAACCAGGCGATTGGACGTCCTGTTGCCAACACTCAGGTGTATCTGCTGGACGCCAACGGCCATCCCGTGCCGCTGGGCGCTATCGGTGAGTTGTATATCGGAGGTGACGGTGTCACGCGTGGCTACCACGCGCGCCCCGAGCTCACTGCCGAGCGGTTTATCGCCGATCCCTTCTCCCGCGACCCCGAGGCGCGGTTGTACCGCACCGGTGATTTCGCGCAGTTTATGGCCGACGGACGGCTGATTTACCTTGGGCGTACCGACAGCCAGTTGAAACTGCGCGGTCATCGCATCGAACTTCAGGAGATTGAAGCCCGTCTGCAAAGCCATGCGCTGGTGCGGGAGGCCGTGGTGGTCGCTCGCGACGATCTGGCCGGTGCGACCCGTCTGGTGGCCTATGTGGTGCCGCGCTCCCTCGAAGAGAGAGCCGAGGATCACGCGCCTGCCACAGACAATCTCGATTTCAGCCTGTTCTTCTTTGGCGCGACCAGCGATGCCCGTCAGGGGTATCAGGATTTCGCCGAGGCGGCAGAGTTTGGCGACCAGCACGGCTTTACGGCGATATGGACGCCGGAACGCCATTTTCACAGCGTGGGCGGCCTCTACGCCAACCCTGCGCTGCTTCATGCCTCGCTCGCCAGTCGTACGCGCAACATCCAGCTGCGCGCCGGGAGTGTGGTGCTGCCGCTGCACGACCCTGTGACGATCGCCGAAAACTGGTCGATAGTCGACAACCTGTCAAATGGCCGCGTGGGCGTGGGAATTGCGTCGGGCTGGAATCAGCAGGATTTCGTGCTGGCTCCGCATAACTATCGCGCGCGCCGAGACGTGATGCGCCAGAGCATCGACGCGTTGAACACCTTGTGGCAGGGCGGCAGCGTGACGCGCCTGGACAGCCACGACAATGAGATTGCCGTGGAGATTTACCCGAAACCCGTGCAGAAGAGCCTGCCTCTGTGGATAACCGCGGCGGGCACGTCCGAAACCTTTGCCTATGCGGGCAGTACGGGCGCGAATGTACTGACCCACATGCTCACCCAGAACATGCAGGGGCTTGCCGACCACATCGATATTTATCGCGCCGCGCGGGAAAAGGCCGGTTATGACCCGCTGACCGGCACGGTAACCGTGATGATCCACACCTACCTCGGGGCCGACCACGACGAGGTATTGCAGCAGGCCAAAGGTCCGTTCCTGGACTATTTGCAGGGGCATCTCAGCCTGCTCTCCTGCTGGCTGAAAGAGCAGGATATCAACCTCGAGGCGCTTGGCGAAGACGATAAACGAAGCCTGCTGGAGTTTGCCTTCAAACGTTACACCCGCGAGCTGTCGTTTATCGGCACGCCGGAATCCGCCTTGGCCGTGGCCGAACAGCTGCGTGAAATCGGCGTCAACGAAGTGGCCTGCCTGGTGGACTGGCTGGTGCCCGAGAATGCGCAGTCGGCGCTGACACATCTCGCGACCTTCAAGAGCAGGGTGCAAAGCCTGTTTGGCCGCAAGACTCTGCGCAGGCATCTTCAGGAGACCTTGCCCGATTATATGGTGCCCGCCGCCTTCGTGATGCTCGACGCCCTGCCGCTGACGCCCAACGGCAAGATTGACCGCAACGCGCTGGTGGCACCCGACGACGTGGCATTCGCCCGTCGCGCCTACACCCCGCCGCAGGGAAGCATCGAAACCACGATGGCATTGCTGTGGGAGGAGTTGCTGGGTGTTCCGCAGGTCGGGCGTCAGGACCATTTCTTTGAACTCGGCGGTTATTCGCTGCTGGCCGTGAGGCTGATTGAACAGCTGCGCCGTAAAGGGCTCAGCATCGAAATACGCACCTTATTTGATACGCCCGTTTTGGCAGACCTTGCGGCCAAAACGCTCGAGCTTGCGGAGACACGACTTTGA